The following is a genomic window from Rhodomicrobium lacus.
GTCGCTGGTTTTCGGGCCGGAGGACGAGTTCTTCAATCGCTTCGCGAGGCTGGCGGTCCTGTCGCCGGTGCTGCCGCTCATCGGCGGCAACACGCGCTTCCAGCCGGTCTATGTCGGCGATGTCGCGCGCGCCGTGACGGCGGCGGTGGAGGGACGAGCGACCGAGGGCGCCGTCTACGAGCTTGGCGGGCCGAGCGTCTACAGTTTCCGCGAAATTCTCAAGAAAGTCTGCGAGTGGACGCAGCGGCCCCGCGTCCTGCTGCCGGTGCCGTTCTGGGCGGCGAAGTTACAGGCGTTTTTCGTTCAGGCGCTTCCGGGCGCGCCGATAACGCTCGATCAGGTGCGCCTCTTGCAGCACGACAATGTCGTCAGCGCCGAGGCAGTCCGCGATCAGCGCACGCTTGAGGGACTAGGCGTCACGGAGCCGAAAAGCATCGAGGTGATCGTGCCGCCCTATCTCAGTCGCTACCGGCCGAGGGGCGAGTTCTCCACCGGCCGCGCCGCGGCGTTTTAGCTCCGCGCGCCGCCTAGCGAGCAACAAGGCCGATGCCGACGACGCTGCTGCATTTTCCGCTCTGCCCAGCCTCCCGCGCGACGCGGGTGGCACTGTTCGAGTGCGGCGTGGAGGCGGATCTGTCGGAGGTGAAGCCCTGGGCGCTCGGGCGCGACTTCCTGAATATCAACCCTGCCGGCACGCTGCCCGTTCTCATGCTCGACGCGAGGGCGATATGCGGGGTGTATCCGGTCATCGAATACCTCGCGGAGACGACCCCGCGCGAGACAGGCGCGGCGGCACGGGCGCAGATCTGGCCCGGACTGCCCGCCGAGCGGGCCGAGGCGCGGCGTGTGGCGGACTGGTTTCTCACAAAATTCGACGGCGAGGTGAGCCAGACCCTGCTCGACGAAAAGCTCTTCAAGCCTATGGCGCGCGGGCGACTCGCGCCGGATCTTCCGGCTATCCGCGCTTGCCGCTCGAATTTGCGCTATCATCTCTCCTATGTCAGCTTTTTGAGCGATCAGCGGAAATGGCTCGGCGGCGATCATATCAGCTTCGCCGATGTGGCGGCGGCGGCGCAGCTTTCGGTGATGGATTATCTGTCCGAAGTGCCCTGGACGGAGTTTCCCGAGGCGAAGGCATGGTATCAGCGCCTGAAATCGCGGCCATCGTTCAGATCCATCCTCGCCGATCGCATACCGGGCTTCAGCCCTCCGGAGACTTATGCGGATCTTGACTTCTGAGCCCGTGCGAACGGCGGCGGCCGGAGATAATCTTTCCGGCGTCGTGAAGGCGCGCGTGCTGGCTGAAGGGTTCGACACGGTCGGCATCGCGGACCCGGCGGCCATTGGCGGGGCGGGCGAGGGGCTTATGGGTTTTCTCGCGGCCGGCTTTCATGGGGACATGGGTTGGCTCGAAGCGAACGCGGACAAGCGCGCCGATCCGCGTGTGCTGTGGCCGGAGGTGCGCTCCGTGATCCTCGTCACGCTGAATTATGGCCCGGACGCCGATCCGCGCACCGCGCGCGCGGATGCTTCGCGAGGGGCCGTCTCCGTCTACGCGAAGGGCGCCGATTATCACGATATCATCAAGGCGAAGCTCAAGGCGGTAGCGCGGGATTTCGCCGCTATGGCGGGCGAAGATGTAAAGGTCTTCGTCGACACCGCGCCGGTGATGGAAAAGCCGCTCGCGCAGGCGGCGGGCCTCGGCTGGCAGGGCAAGCACACGAATCTCGTCTCGCGCGATCTCGGTTCGTGGTTCTTCCTCGGTGCGATCTTCACCACAGCCAGACTTGCGCCGGACACGCCCGAGCGCGACCGCTGCGGCACCTGCCGCGCCTGCCTCGACGCGTGCCCCACAAGGGCCTTTCCCGAGCCGCATCGCATCGACGCGCGCCGCTGCATCTCGTACCTCACCATCGAGCACAAGGGGCAGATCGGGCCCGAATTTCGTGAAGCCATCGGCAATCGCATCTATGGCTGCGACGAGTGCCTCGCGGCGTGCCCGTGGAACAAGTTCGCGCAGGAAGCGAGCGAGGTTCGCTTCCATGCGCGCGAGGCGGCCGACAATCCACCACTTCACGAGCTTCTGCGCCTCGACGACGCCGCCTTTCGCGCGCGCTTCGCGGGCTCGCCTGTCAAGCGCATCAAGCGCGACCGATTTGTGAGGAACGCGCTCGTCGCGGCGGGCAACTCAGGCGATCCGGCGCTTCTCGACGACGCGTTGCGGCTCATCTGCGACGACTCGCCGCTCGTGCGGGGCATGGCAGTCTGGGCGGTGTCACGATTAGGCGGGCTTGAGCTTAAATCGAAACTGAAAGAAAGATATAGTTCAGAAGAAAAAGACGCCACCGTGCGCGAGGAATGGGAGCGGATGCCATGAGCAGCCTTTTCGTTTTCGGACTTGGATATTCCGCGCTTGCGACCGCCGCGCATCTCGCCGAGGGCGGATGGCCGGTGACGGGCACGGTGCGTTCGCGCGAGAAGCTGGAAAATGTCGCGCGAGACGGGATCACGCCGATCCTGTTCAGCGACGCCGAAGCCGTGGAGGCCGCGCTTCAAACGGCCTCCCACTGCCTCGTATCGGTGCCGCCGGAAGCCGAGGGCGATCCTGCGCTCCTCGCCTACCGCGACGCGCTGCTGGAGGCGCCGGAGCTTCACTGGATCGGCTATCTGTCCACGATCGGCGTTTACGGCGACCATGGCGGCGGGTGGGTCGATGAAGAAACGCCCGTGACCGCCACCGTTGGACGGCGGTCGGCGCGCGCCGAGGTTGAGATCGAATGGACGGCGCTCGCGAAAGAGAAGGGCATCGCGCTCGACATCTTCCGGCTGGCGGGCATCTACGGCCCCGGCCGCAGCCCGATCGACCGCATCAGGTCGGGCGAGGCGCGCTGGATTCACAAGGCGGGGCAGGTGTTCAACCGCATCCACGTCGATGATATCGCGCAGACCGTCATCGCCGCGATTCGCCGCGACCGGCTCGGCGGTGTCCATATCTTCAACGTGACGGACGACGAACCGGCCCCGAACCCGGACGTTCTGGCCTATGCGGCCGATCTGATCGGCGTGCCGAAGCCGCCGCTCATTCCCTACGAGGAAGCCGAACTGTCGCCGATGGCGCGCAGCTTCTACGAAGGCAACAAGCGCGTGCACAACGCCAAGATCAAGCGCGAGCTTGGCGTGCTGTTGCGCTACCCCACCTATCGCGAAGGCCTGCGCGCGCTCGCAAGGGAGAATTGACGCGCGGTTACAGAAATTCGGCAAGCGTCGCGAACAAGAGCGCGAGATCCTGCTGGCGCGACAGACGATGCCCGGCGTCCTTGACGAGCGTCAGGCGGACATCGGGCGCGGCAAGGCGCTCGATCAAATCCAGCGAATGCCGCCACGGCACGTCCGCGTCCTGCTGCCCGTGGATGATGCGCACGGGAGTGCGGACCGGGATTGTTTCGCCGAACAGATGGCGTTCGCCGTCATCGACGAGGGTCTTCGTGATCGGATAAGGCTCCGCGCCGTAAGCGGAGGGGCGAAGGAAAACGCCGTCGCGGGCGAGCGCGGCCTTCGCTTCCGCCGGGAAGCGGTCGAGCATCAGGCGCGTCATGTTCCAGGCGGGCGCGATCAGCACCAGCGCGGCGGGCGGAGCGCGGTTTTCGTCAGCCAGCCGTCGAGCAAGCAGGAGCGAGATCCAGCCGCCCATGCTCGAACCGACATACACCGAGGGAGCGGAAATCGCCGCCGCCCCGAGAATCGCGTTCGCCTCGCCGAGCCAGCGGCTGATCGTGCCGTCTTCGAAGGCTCCGCCGGAACGGCCATGGCCTGAATAATCGAAACGCAGGCATCCCGCGCCATTCGCGGCAGCCCACGCGTCCAGCGCCGTCGCCTTCTCGCCGTCCATCTGCGATCTGAAACCCGAGAACCAGACGAATGTCGTCCTATTTTCTTCAGCTTTCCGAAATTGCCACGCGATAGAGCTAGTACTGCCGTCCGCTGCCGGAACGGGGAGCAATTGCAGTTTTTCGCTGTTCATCTTATGCTTCTCCCATGAGACCGAGCAGAACAGTGAGGTCCGTTCGCCCTTTGTCGCGACCCCTCGCCGTACAGTTGTGAAATTTGGGGGCGATGATGCTCAAACGAAGCCCTTGGCCACTCATTCTTCAGGTTGTCCCCGAGCTTTCCACGGGCGGCGCGGAGCGGACGGCTATCGAGATCGCCGAAGCCGTGACGCTCGGCGGCGGCAAGGCCCTCGTGATATCCGAGGGCGGGCGCCTCGAAGACGAGCTTGCTGCCGTTGGCGGCGAACTCATCCGCATGTCGGCGGCGACGAAGAACCCGGCGCTCGTGCTCGCCAACGCGATGCGGATTGCGCGGGTCATCCGCGAGCGCGGCGTCAGTCTCGTGCATGCCAGAAGCCGCGCTCCCGCCTGGAGCGCATGGATCGCGTCGCGGCGTCTGAAGCGCACCTTCGTAACCACCTATCACGGCATCTATAACCAGAAAGGCCGTGTCAAGGCGTTCTATAACGGCGTCATGGCCAGAGGCGACGCCGTGATCTGCAATTCCGAATACACAGCGCGGGTGGTTCGCGAGCGTCACCCGAAGGCGACGAACCGCGTCGGCGTGATCTATCGCGGGCTCGATGTCGAGCGGTTCGACCCGGCGCTCGTATCGACCGAGCGTGTCCGCGCCCTTCGCGAGGCGTGGGGCGTGCCGTCCGGCAAACGCATCGTTCTCATGCCCGCGCGCCTGACCCGCTGGAAAGGTCAGCGCGTGCTGGTCGAGGCCGCCGCGCTCCTGAGCGCGCGCGCTGGCGACCTGGTTTTCGTGCTCGTCGGCGACGATCAGGGCCGTACGCCGTACCGCGAGGAACTGGCCGCCCTTGTTGAAGCGCGCGGCCTTGCCGACCGCGTGATCATCGCGGGCCATTGCGACGACATGCCCGCAGCCTTCAAGGCTTCGTGGCTGACGGTCGTTGCGTCGGTCGAGGCCGAAGCGTTTGGCCGCGTCTCGATCGAGTCGCAGGCGATGGGTTGCCCTGTGATTGCGTCGAACATCGGCGCGCTTCCCGAGACGATCGCGCCGGAACCGGGCATTCTCGCAAGCGCGGGAGCAGGCCCGTTTAACGAGGCGGTGCCCCCGGCCGGGCAGAGACCGTGGCTTTTCGAGCCGGGTAATCCCCAAGCTTTATGCGATTCCCTTTCAGCCGCCCTTGCGCTTGAGCCGGCCGCGCTCGATGCGTTCCGCCAGCATGCCATGGATCGTGCGCGCACGTCGTTTTCAAAACGTGCCCTTCAGCATCAGACGCTTGCGGTTTACGATCGCCTCATCGGAACGCAGCTTGCGGTGAATTTCGCCAATGCCGTTTCACGCTGAGTCCGCCGCGCGATGTCCTTAAAACGCGGCGCCAAATTCTTATGCATCAATATGGCGCTTGACTTGTCTAGGCGGATTTTTATCCTCATTTTATGGGCGCGTGCTCGGGTCGAGCACGGCCGAATTGCTGCTTCCATAAACAACGACAGGAGAGTCCGATACGCCGTCCCATGAGAGGCGCCCCCGTTAAAGAAGGGCCGCGCATTAACGAAGCCATCATTGCTCGCGATGTCCAATTGATCGACGAAGCTGGCGAAAATCACGGAACAGTTTCGAAGCGCGACGCGCTTGCGAAAGCCCAGGAAGCCGGTCTTGACCTCGTTGAGATCGCAGTGAACGGGGAAATTCCCGTCACAAAGATCATGGATTTCGGCAAGTACAAGTTTCAGGCGCAGAAGAAAGCGGCAGAAGCGCGCAAGAAACAGAAAACAGTCGAGGTCAAGGAAATCAAGCTTCGTCCGAACATCGACACGAACGACTACAACGTGAAGATGCGGTCGATCAAGAAGTTCTTCGAAGAAGGCGACAAGGTCAAGGTCACTCTTCGTTTTCGAGGCCGCGAGATGGCTCACCAGGACATCGGCATGCAGCTTCTGCAGCAGGTAAAAGAGGAAACGACAGCCATCGCCAAGGTTGAGCTGGAGCCGCGCCTCGAGGGGCGTCAGATGATCATGGTGCTCGCACCGCGATAACGCCAGATGCAGCACGGCTGAGAATGCGCCGCGCGGCGCGGATGCCGGGTCTGTCAACCCGGTTGATTCTTTGCGCAAACGCGCGCATGTTCTCCTCGTGTTGAAATAACTTTATTACCTGTTGCCCAATATTCGCCCGATCCTATATTATGATGGGCGGGTGAGCGGCGGCTAAATCCAGAACGGTGCAACACAAAAATACTGAAATGACAATCAAAGTAACCGGCAAAAATATCGATCTCGGAGAAAGTCTCCGCGAATACGCTCTCAATCGGGTCGAGTCTGCGCTTGATAAATACTCAGGTCGCACCGTCTCGGGGCAAATCAGCGTCGAGAAAAACACCGATGGTTTCTTCTCGCATTGCGCGATTCATCTCGAAAGCGGCCTCGACCTCCAGTCGACAGGCACGGGTGTTGATGGATACGCCAGTGTGGATTCCGCTTTGGAGCGCCTGGAAAAACGGTTGCGCCGTTACAAGCGCCGGATTAATGACCATGGCAAGGGCGACGCGGCCGCGCAGCAGTTCGAGAGCGCGGGTGTCGACTACGTTA
Proteins encoded in this region:
- a CDS encoding complex I NDUFA9 subunit family protein; amino-acid sequence: MAYANGNSTVITVFGGSGFLGRYVVQALAKAGFRIKVAVRRPELALYLQPLGSVGQIAIVSANVRDEKSVAEAVRGADAVVNLVGILAPSGRQRFKAVHADAPETIAKAARAAGVKRFVHISAIGADRLSRSAYARTKGEGEARALAAFPQTVILRPSLVFGPEDEFFNRFARLAVLSPVLPLIGGNTRFQPVYVGDVARAVTAAVEGRATEGAVYELGGPSVYSFREILKKVCEWTQRPRVLLPVPFWAAKLQAFFVQALPGAPITLDQVRLLQHDNVVSAEAVRDQRTLEGLGVTEPKSIEVIVPPYLSRYRPRGEFSTGRAAAF
- a CDS encoding glutathione S-transferase family protein, which encodes MPTTLLHFPLCPASRATRVALFECGVEADLSEVKPWALGRDFLNINPAGTLPVLMLDARAICGVYPVIEYLAETTPRETGAAARAQIWPGLPAERAEARRVADWFLTKFDGEVSQTLLDEKLFKPMARGRLAPDLPAIRACRSNLRYHLSYVSFLSDQRKWLGGDHISFADVAAAAQLSVMDYLSEVPWTEFPEAKAWYQRLKSRPSFRSILADRIPGFSPPETYADLDF
- the queG gene encoding tRNA epoxyqueuosine(34) reductase QueG — protein: MRILTSEPVRTAAAGDNLSGVVKARVLAEGFDTVGIADPAAIGGAGEGLMGFLAAGFHGDMGWLEANADKRADPRVLWPEVRSVILVTLNYGPDADPRTARADASRGAVSVYAKGADYHDIIKAKLKAVARDFAAMAGEDVKVFVDTAPVMEKPLAQAAGLGWQGKHTNLVSRDLGSWFFLGAIFTTARLAPDTPERDRCGTCRACLDACPTRAFPEPHRIDARRCISYLTIEHKGQIGPEFREAIGNRIYGCDECLAACPWNKFAQEASEVRFHAREAADNPPLHELLRLDDAAFRARFAGSPVKRIKRDRFVRNALVAAGNSGDPALLDDALRLICDDSPLVRGMAVWAVSRLGGLELKSKLKERYSSEEKDATVREEWERMP
- a CDS encoding SDR family oxidoreductase translates to MSSLFVFGLGYSALATAAHLAEGGWPVTGTVRSREKLENVARDGITPILFSDAEAVEAALQTASHCLVSVPPEAEGDPALLAYRDALLEAPELHWIGYLSTIGVYGDHGGGWVDEETPVTATVGRRSARAEVEIEWTALAKEKGIALDIFRLAGIYGPGRSPIDRIRSGEARWIHKAGQVFNRIHVDDIAQTVIAAIRRDRLGGVHIFNVTDDEPAPNPDVLAYAADLIGVPKPPLIPYEEAELSPMARSFYEGNKRVHNAKIKRELGVLLRYPTYREGLRALAREN
- a CDS encoding alpha/beta hydrolase, which produces MNSEKLQLLPVPAADGSTSSIAWQFRKAEENRTTFVWFSGFRSQMDGEKATALDAWAAANGAGCLRFDYSGHGRSGGAFEDGTISRWLGEANAILGAAAISAPSVYVGSSMGGWISLLLARRLADENRAPPAALVLIAPAWNMTRLMLDRFPAEAKAALARDGVFLRPSAYGAEPYPITKTLVDDGERHLFGETIPVRTPVRIIHGQQDADVPWRHSLDLIERLAAPDVRLTLVKDAGHRLSRQQDLALLFATLAEFL
- a CDS encoding glycosyltransferase family 4 protein, yielding MLKRSPWPLILQVVPELSTGGAERTAIEIAEAVTLGGGKALVISEGGRLEDELAAVGGELIRMSAATKNPALVLANAMRIARVIRERGVSLVHARSRAPAWSAWIASRRLKRTFVTTYHGIYNQKGRVKAFYNGVMARGDAVICNSEYTARVVRERHPKATNRVGVIYRGLDVERFDPALVSTERVRALREAWGVPSGKRIVLMPARLTRWKGQRVLVEAAALLSARAGDLVFVLVGDDQGRTPYREELAALVEARGLADRVIIAGHCDDMPAAFKASWLTVVASVEAEAFGRVSIESQAMGCPVIASNIGALPETIAPEPGILASAGAGPFNEAVPPAGQRPWLFEPGNPQALCDSLSAALALEPAALDAFRQHAMDRARTSFSKRALQHQTLAVYDRLIGTQLAVNFANAVSR
- the infC gene encoding translation initiation factor IF-3, which translates into the protein MRGAPVKEGPRINEAIIARDVQLIDEAGENHGTVSKRDALAKAQEAGLDLVEIAVNGEIPVTKIMDFGKYKFQAQKKAAEARKKQKTVEVKEIKLRPNIDTNDYNVKMRSIKKFFEEGDKVKVTLRFRGREMAHQDIGMQLLQQVKEETTAIAKVELEPRLEGRQMIMVLAPR
- the hpf gene encoding ribosome hibernation-promoting factor, HPF/YfiA family, which translates into the protein MTIKVTGKNIDLGESLREYALNRVESALDKYSGRTVSGQISVEKNTDGFFSHCAIHLESGLDLQSTGTGVDGYASVDSALERLEKRLRRYKRRINDHGKGDAAAQQFESAGVDYVIDVERDEHADDAHDGEGAPAVIAENPVQVRALSVSDAVMQLDLSDRSFLVFRNAAHGGINVVYRRADGNIGWIDTGGVVTSAKS